One Asterias rubens chromosome 1, eAstRub1.3, whole genome shotgun sequence genomic region harbors:
- the LOC117289544 gene encoding paired box protein Pax-1-like produces the protein MVDLGQFTGRSLAQQSGLDLRLSTGDINRSCEVEQSLIMCSEQTYGEVNQLGGVFVNGRPLPNTTRLRIVELAQLGIRPCDISRQLRVSHGCVSKILARYNETGSILPGAIGGSKPRVTTPNVVKKIRDYKQRDPGIFAWEIRDKLLAEGVCDKYNVPSVSSISRILRNKIGNSTLAHLQHVYDPTKDSHRSLYSPIYSYPCPSPANSKAAMVAAAAAGPCGPMRHCHWPSSHTVNDILGFRYPGTGDPHASATSAGGLEHGAGGLSPFYTTPTLVD, from the exons ATGGTTGACCTAGGCCAATTCACCGGGAGATCCCTGGCTCAGCAGAGCGGCCTCGATCTAAGGTTATCTACCGGTGATATTAACCGAAGCTGTGAAGTCGAGCAGTCGCTCATTATGTGTTCCG AGCAAACATATGGTGAGGTGAACCAGCTCGGAGGAGTGTTTGTAAACGGCCGACCACTACCCAACACGACCCGGCTACGGATCGTGGAACTAGCCCAACTCGGGATCAGACCGTGCGACATCAGCCGGCAGCTTCGAGTCTCGCACGGGTGCGTCAGCAAGATCCTAGCACGCTACAACGAGACGGGGTCCATCCTGCCGGGTGCCATCGGGGGCAGCAAGCCCAGGGTGACCACCCCGAACGTCGTCAAGAAGATCCGCGACTACAAGCAGCGAGACCCCGGTATCTTCGCCTGGGAGATACGGGACAAGCTTCTGGCGGAGGGTGTGTGCGATAAGTACAACGTACCGTCCGTTAGCTCAATCAGCAGAATTCTCCGCAATAAGATTGGCAACAGTACCCTAGCCCATCTTCAGCATGTGTATGACCCAACCAAGGACTCCCACCGGTCCCTGTACAGTCCTATCTATTCATACCCTTGCCCGTCTCCAGCGAACTCCAAGGCCGCAATGGTAGCTGCAGCGGCGGCAGGTCCATGTGGTCCCATGAGACATTGTCACTGGCCCTCCTCGCACACAGTCAACGACATTTTGGGCTTCAGATACCCCGGTACTGGTGATCCACATGCATCAg CGACATCTGCCGGTGGATTGGAGCACGGCGCGGGGGGTTTGTCCCCGTTCTACACTACCCCGACCCTCGTAGATTGA